A genomic stretch from Maniola jurtina chromosome 26, ilManJurt1.1, whole genome shotgun sequence includes:
- the LOC123878593 gene encoding coiled-coil domain-containing protein 186 isoform X5, protein MSSESIECAIHIDNVDVVEGKENGSKSVLSCDSGVETLDSTSVADPIPSDSDISPEKVDKSMELNIAIGALESGSELSSPTSLSSDKGFLNFEDKGGAIENVTYFTNTDLINDINTESACNNSSPIEVVRKSLYMNNDKALATSTVSLNEHNAIENNFDTSISRSAENISIFPESVANDNDSTTSSTKDLDKDQILSDFSSQKSKVSATQKIVPENPQTLDVRYARLPKDLLAPDLGSIVKNVHGIFSSVSGSLKNAYNNSHRVSQKPQIKNVKTIANGKIMSDIFEDASDEKLNDVHDKTPVDSNTNSTYSNSMESVSKVGNEEENDPKNEMLRLQIESLERVLFEQRKENASLRERVKQQMDELQAKDQTFKELEAKVDLMCKRAEQAQKEKDAAVMRYASVECAAIEAKKAAETAAKAERAAITEKELLNAKLKTARDEKQRICQLYDDKCHELQNTEREVAKVREDLRELEGRLKWTQSKLRMEMDASKESTERAEKLAQQLTELEAAKEAAITNSTETVRAKQLETELKESQAALIMCRHEREELERRLSTTIQQLDICRKERDDSTAALAEANQQVECLKESNVRLEEEAAELAALRAQAALADTLSAQLQRETERACLAEQALSAERARAETCSRREAGALEHAARLTAQHVASRACASEHEAKAQALAADNASLREKIEALENEAERLKAALAEETEKRFKENRVLARKVAELTEDAAEANKKLEWETGENSVLKKKHASAIKELNRELQRALKRIEQLESKLLQNDSTSTRTGSVSSLSSSETPPNDERMQNGHAEGLPDVQTREPDRQALVERIVSLQRAAAARAERCEFLQEHCAQLTRELRGKNRLLRALLPSLPPAALASANADEHKKEIARLGGGAMAAVWGGDPAGMTLELSLEMNKRLQAVLEDTLLKNITLKENMDTLGEEISRLREQMKTDDKK, encoded by the exons ATGTCCTCAGAATCGATTGAATGCGCCATCCATATTGATAACGTGGACGTAGTCGAAGGAAAAGAGAATGGATCGAAATCAGTTTTATCGTGCGATTCCGGTGTCGAGACCCTCGACTCGACTTCCGTTGCAGATCCTATTCCGTCTGACTCCGATATTTCGCCCGAAAAGGTAGACAAATCCATGGAATTAAACATAGCAATTGGTGCTCTAGAAAGTGGCTCTGAATTATCTTCTCCAACTTCACTATCTTCAGATAAAGGTTTTTTGAATTTCGAAGACAAAGGCGGTGCAATAGAAAATGTAACATACTTTACTAATACAGATTTAATAAATGATATAAATACAGAATCAGCTTGCAACAATTCAAGTCCTATAGAAGTTGTAAGGAAATCTCTCTATATGAATAATGATAAAGCCTTAGCAACATCAACTGTTAGCCTTAACGAGCATAATGCTATCGAAAATAACTTTGATACCTCAATCAGTCGGAGTGCAGAGAATATATCTATTTTCCCAGAATCAGTAGCAAATGATAATGATTCCACAACCTCTAGTACCAAAGACCTTGATAAAGATCAAATATTATCAGACTTTTCGTCCCAGAAAAGTAAAGTTAGTGCCACACAAAAAATTGTACCTGAAAATCCCCAAACACTAGATGTCCGATATGCAAGGTTACCTAAAGACCTCCTCGCACCAGATCTAGGAAGCATAGTGAAAAACGTTCACGGAATATTCTCATCTGTTAGTGGAAGTTTAAAGAATGCATACAATAATAGTCACAGAGTCTCACAGAAACCACagataaaaaatgttaaaactaTAGCCAATGGAAAGATCATGAGTGATATTTTCGAAGATGCATCTGATGAAAAATTAAATGATGTACATGATAAAACACCTGTTGATTCGAATACAAATAGTACATACAGTAACAGTATGGAATCGGTCTCAAAAGTTGGTAACGAAGAAGAAAATGATCCAAAGAATGAAATGTTGCGGTTGCAAATTGAATCGTTGGAACGGGTGTTGTTTGAGCAACGGAAGGAGAATGCATCGTTAAGGGAGAGGGTCAAACAGCAGATGGATGAACTGCAGGCTAAAGATCAGACGTTTAAGGAATTGGAAGCTAAAGTTGATTTG ATGTGCAAGCGTGCAGAGCAAGCCCAGAAAGAGAAAGATGCGGCAGTGATGCGGTATGCCAGTGTGGAGTGTGCAGCTATTGAGGCTAAGAAGGCTGCAGAAACTGCTGCCAAGGCTGAACGTGCTGCCATCACAGAGAAAGAACTGCTCAATGCCAAGCTGAAGACTGCCAGGGATGAGAAACAGAGGATCTGTCAGCTCTATGATGATAAG TGCCATGAACTGCAGAATACGGAGCGCGAGGTGGCGAAGGTGCGCGAAGATTTGCGGGAGCTGGAGGGAAGGCTTAAATGGACACAGAGCAAGCTGCGCATGGAGATGGATGCTTCCAAG GAAAGCACAGAACGCGCGGAGAAGTTAGCACAGCAGTTAACTGAATTGGAAGCTGCGAAAGAGGCGGCCATTACCAACTCCACTGAAACTGTTCGCGCGAAGCAGTTAG AAACTGAACTGAAAGAAAGCCAGGCTGCCCTTATAATGTGTAGACATGAGAGAGAGGAGTTGGAGCGAAGACTGAGCACCACTATACAACAGTTAGATATATGTAGGAAGGAACGAGACGACTCCACTGCAGCGCTTGCTGAGGCCAACCAACAG GTGGAATGCTTAAAGGAAAGCAACGTTCGTCTGGAAGAGGAGGCTGCCGAACTGGCGGCTTTGAGAGCTCAAGCGGCCCTCGCTGACACTCTGAGTGCGCAGTTACAGAG GGAGACAGAGCGCGCATGCCTCGCGGAACAGGCTTTAAGTGCGGAGCGTGCTCGCGCAGAGACGTGCTCCAGAAGAGAAGCGGGTGCTCTGGAGCACGCGGCACGTCTGACCGCGCAGCACGTGGCGTCCAGAGCTTGCGCTAGTGAGCACGAGGCTAAG GCTCAAGCACTCGCAGCGGACAACGCTTCTCTTCGTGAGAAAATAGAAGCGTTGGAGAACGAAGCGGAGAGATTGAAGGCAGCGTTAGCAGAGGAAACGGAGAAACGGTTTAAGGAGAACAGGGTGCTGGCAAGGAAG GTGGCAGAACTAACTGAAGACGCAGCTGAGGCTAACAAGAAGCTCGAGTGGGAGACGGGTGAAAACAGCGTGTTGAAGAAGAAACACGCCAGTGCCATTAAG GAACTAAATCGCGAACTCCAACGCGCTTTAAAACGCATCGAGCAATTGGAGTCCAAACTACTTCAGAACGACAGCACGTCCACTAGAACTG GTTCAGTGTCATCCCTCAGCAGTAGCGAAACGCCTCCCAACGACGAGAGGATGCAAAACGGACACGCTGAGGGGCTACCAGATGTACAG ACGCGCGAACCTGACCGTCAAGCGTTAGTAGAACGTATAGTCTCCTTACAACGAGcggccgccgcgcgcgccgAGCGATGCGAGTTCTTACAAGAGCACTGCGCTCAGCTGACAAGGGAGCTGCGAGGCAAGAATCGTCTGCTGAGAGCCTTGTTGCCGTCACTGCCCCCCGCCGCGCTCGCGTCCGCTAACGCCGACGAGCACAAG
- the LOC123878593 gene encoding coiled-coil domain-containing protein 186 isoform X3, whose amino-acid sequence MSSESIECAIHIDNVDVVEGKENGSKSVLSCDSGVETLDSTSVADPIPSDSDISPEKVDKSMELNIAIGALESGSELSSPTSLSSDKGFLNFEDKGGAIENVTYFTNTDLINDINTESACNNSSPIEVVRKSLYMNNDKALATSTVSLNEHNAIENNFDTSISRSAENISIFPESVANDNDSTTSSTKDLDKDQILSDFSSQKSKVSATQKIVPENPQTLDVRYARLPKDLLAPDLGSIVKNVHGIFSSVSGSLKNAYNNSHRVSQKPQIKNVKTIANGKIMSDIFEDASDEKLNDVHDKTPVDSNTNSTYSNSMESVSKVGNEEENDPKNEMLRLQIESLERVLFEQRKENASLRERVKQQMDELQAKDQTFKELEAKVDLMCKRAEQAQKEKDAAVMRYASVECAAIEAKKAAETAAKAERAAITEKELLNAKLKTARDEKQRICQLYDDKCHELQNTEREVAKVREDLRELEGRLKWTQSKLRMEMDASKESTERAEKLAQQLTELEAAKEAAITNSTETVRAKQLETELKESQAALIMCRHEREELERRLSTTIQQLDICRKERDDSTAALAEANQQVECLKESNVRLEEEAAELAALRAQAALADTLSAQLQRETERACLAEQALSAERARAETCSRREAGALEHAARLTAQHVASRACASEHEAKAQALAADNASLREKIEALENEAERLKAALAEETEKRFKENRVLARKVAELTEDAAEANKKLEWETGENSVLKKKHASAIKELNRELQRALKRIEQLESKLLQNDSTSTRTGSVSSLSSSETPPNDERMQNGHAEGLPDVQGKTQSPMTREPDRQALVERIVSLQRAAAARAERCEFLQEHCAQLTRELRGKNRLLRALLPSLPPAALASANADEHKPRRKFTKKEIARLGGGAMAAVWGGDPAGMTLELSLEMNKRLQAVLEDTLLKNITLKENMDTLGEEISRLREQMKTDDKK is encoded by the exons ATGTCCTCAGAATCGATTGAATGCGCCATCCATATTGATAACGTGGACGTAGTCGAAGGAAAAGAGAATGGATCGAAATCAGTTTTATCGTGCGATTCCGGTGTCGAGACCCTCGACTCGACTTCCGTTGCAGATCCTATTCCGTCTGACTCCGATATTTCGCCCGAAAAGGTAGACAAATCCATGGAATTAAACATAGCAATTGGTGCTCTAGAAAGTGGCTCTGAATTATCTTCTCCAACTTCACTATCTTCAGATAAAGGTTTTTTGAATTTCGAAGACAAAGGCGGTGCAATAGAAAATGTAACATACTTTACTAATACAGATTTAATAAATGATATAAATACAGAATCAGCTTGCAACAATTCAAGTCCTATAGAAGTTGTAAGGAAATCTCTCTATATGAATAATGATAAAGCCTTAGCAACATCAACTGTTAGCCTTAACGAGCATAATGCTATCGAAAATAACTTTGATACCTCAATCAGTCGGAGTGCAGAGAATATATCTATTTTCCCAGAATCAGTAGCAAATGATAATGATTCCACAACCTCTAGTACCAAAGACCTTGATAAAGATCAAATATTATCAGACTTTTCGTCCCAGAAAAGTAAAGTTAGTGCCACACAAAAAATTGTACCTGAAAATCCCCAAACACTAGATGTCCGATATGCAAGGTTACCTAAAGACCTCCTCGCACCAGATCTAGGAAGCATAGTGAAAAACGTTCACGGAATATTCTCATCTGTTAGTGGAAGTTTAAAGAATGCATACAATAATAGTCACAGAGTCTCACAGAAACCACagataaaaaatgttaaaactaTAGCCAATGGAAAGATCATGAGTGATATTTTCGAAGATGCATCTGATGAAAAATTAAATGATGTACATGATAAAACACCTGTTGATTCGAATACAAATAGTACATACAGTAACAGTATGGAATCGGTCTCAAAAGTTGGTAACGAAGAAGAAAATGATCCAAAGAATGAAATGTTGCGGTTGCAAATTGAATCGTTGGAACGGGTGTTGTTTGAGCAACGGAAGGAGAATGCATCGTTAAGGGAGAGGGTCAAACAGCAGATGGATGAACTGCAGGCTAAAGATCAGACGTTTAAGGAATTGGAAGCTAAAGTTGATTTG ATGTGCAAGCGTGCAGAGCAAGCCCAGAAAGAGAAAGATGCGGCAGTGATGCGGTATGCCAGTGTGGAGTGTGCAGCTATTGAGGCTAAGAAGGCTGCAGAAACTGCTGCCAAGGCTGAACGTGCTGCCATCACAGAGAAAGAACTGCTCAATGCCAAGCTGAAGACTGCCAGGGATGAGAAACAGAGGATCTGTCAGCTCTATGATGATAAG TGCCATGAACTGCAGAATACGGAGCGCGAGGTGGCGAAGGTGCGCGAAGATTTGCGGGAGCTGGAGGGAAGGCTTAAATGGACACAGAGCAAGCTGCGCATGGAGATGGATGCTTCCAAG GAAAGCACAGAACGCGCGGAGAAGTTAGCACAGCAGTTAACTGAATTGGAAGCTGCGAAAGAGGCGGCCATTACCAACTCCACTGAAACTGTTCGCGCGAAGCAGTTAG AAACTGAACTGAAAGAAAGCCAGGCTGCCCTTATAATGTGTAGACATGAGAGAGAGGAGTTGGAGCGAAGACTGAGCACCACTATACAACAGTTAGATATATGTAGGAAGGAACGAGACGACTCCACTGCAGCGCTTGCTGAGGCCAACCAACAG GTGGAATGCTTAAAGGAAAGCAACGTTCGTCTGGAAGAGGAGGCTGCCGAACTGGCGGCTTTGAGAGCTCAAGCGGCCCTCGCTGACACTCTGAGTGCGCAGTTACAGAG GGAGACAGAGCGCGCATGCCTCGCGGAACAGGCTTTAAGTGCGGAGCGTGCTCGCGCAGAGACGTGCTCCAGAAGAGAAGCGGGTGCTCTGGAGCACGCGGCACGTCTGACCGCGCAGCACGTGGCGTCCAGAGCTTGCGCTAGTGAGCACGAGGCTAAG GCTCAAGCACTCGCAGCGGACAACGCTTCTCTTCGTGAGAAAATAGAAGCGTTGGAGAACGAAGCGGAGAGATTGAAGGCAGCGTTAGCAGAGGAAACGGAGAAACGGTTTAAGGAGAACAGGGTGCTGGCAAGGAAG GTGGCAGAACTAACTGAAGACGCAGCTGAGGCTAACAAGAAGCTCGAGTGGGAGACGGGTGAAAACAGCGTGTTGAAGAAGAAACACGCCAGTGCCATTAAG GAACTAAATCGCGAACTCCAACGCGCTTTAAAACGCATCGAGCAATTGGAGTCCAAACTACTTCAGAACGACAGCACGTCCACTAGAACTG GTTCAGTGTCATCCCTCAGCAGTAGCGAAACGCCTCCCAACGACGAGAGGATGCAAAACGGACACGCTGAGGGGCTACCAGATGTACAG GGAAAAACTCAAAGTCCAATG ACGCGCGAACCTGACCGTCAAGCGTTAGTAGAACGTATAGTCTCCTTACAACGAGcggccgccgcgcgcgccgAGCGATGCGAGTTCTTACAAGAGCACTGCGCTCAGCTGACAAGGGAGCTGCGAGGCAAGAATCGTCTGCTGAGAGCCTTGTTGCCGTCACTGCCCCCCGCCGCGCTCGCGTCCGCTAACGCCGACGAGCACAAG
- the LOC123878593 gene encoding coiled-coil domain-containing protein 186 isoform X2 — translation MSSESIECAIHIDNVDVVEGKENGSKSVLSCDSGVETLDSTSVADPIPSDSDISPEKVDKSMELNIAIGALESGSELSSPTSLSSDKGFLNFEDKGGAIENVTYFTNTDLINDINTESACNNSSPIEVVRKSLYMNNDKALATSTVSLNEHNAIENNFDTSISRSAENISIFPESVANDNDSTTSSTKDLDKDQILSDFSSQKSKVSATQKIVPENPQTLDVRYARLPKDLLAPDLGSIVKNVHGIFSSVSGSLKNAYNNSHRVSQKPQIKNVKTIANGKIMSDIFEDASDEKLNDVHDKTPVDSNTNSTYSNSMESVSKVGNEEENDPKNEMLRLQIESLERVLFEQRKENASLRERVKQQMDELQAKDQTFKELEAKVDLMCKRAEQAQKEKDAAVMRYASVECAAIEAKKAAETAAKAERAAITEKELLNAKLKTARDEKQRICQLYDDKCHELQNTEREVAKVREDLRELEGRLKWTQSKLRMEMDASKESTERAEKLAQQLTELEAAKEAAITNSTETVRAKQLETELKESQAALIMCRHEREELERRLSTTIQQLDICRKERDDSTAALAEANQQVECLKESNVRLEEEAAELAALRAQAALADTLSAQLQRETERACLAEQALSAERARAETCSRREAGALEHAARLTAQHVASRACASEHEAKAQALAADNASLREKIEALENEAERLKAALAEETEKRFKENRVLARKVAELTEDAAEANKKLEWETGENSVLKKKHASAIKELNRELQRALKRIEQLESKLLQNDSTSTRTGSVSSLSSSETPPNDERMQNGHAEGLPDVQGKTQSPMIKQSNILDKLFPKTREPDRQALVERIVSLQRAAAARAERCEFLQEHCAQLTRELRGKNRLLRALLPSLPPAALASANADEHKKEIARLGGGAMAAVWGGDPAGMTLELSLEMNKRLQAVLEDTLLKNITLKENMDTLGEEISRLREQMKTDDKK, via the exons ATGTCCTCAGAATCGATTGAATGCGCCATCCATATTGATAACGTGGACGTAGTCGAAGGAAAAGAGAATGGATCGAAATCAGTTTTATCGTGCGATTCCGGTGTCGAGACCCTCGACTCGACTTCCGTTGCAGATCCTATTCCGTCTGACTCCGATATTTCGCCCGAAAAGGTAGACAAATCCATGGAATTAAACATAGCAATTGGTGCTCTAGAAAGTGGCTCTGAATTATCTTCTCCAACTTCACTATCTTCAGATAAAGGTTTTTTGAATTTCGAAGACAAAGGCGGTGCAATAGAAAATGTAACATACTTTACTAATACAGATTTAATAAATGATATAAATACAGAATCAGCTTGCAACAATTCAAGTCCTATAGAAGTTGTAAGGAAATCTCTCTATATGAATAATGATAAAGCCTTAGCAACATCAACTGTTAGCCTTAACGAGCATAATGCTATCGAAAATAACTTTGATACCTCAATCAGTCGGAGTGCAGAGAATATATCTATTTTCCCAGAATCAGTAGCAAATGATAATGATTCCACAACCTCTAGTACCAAAGACCTTGATAAAGATCAAATATTATCAGACTTTTCGTCCCAGAAAAGTAAAGTTAGTGCCACACAAAAAATTGTACCTGAAAATCCCCAAACACTAGATGTCCGATATGCAAGGTTACCTAAAGACCTCCTCGCACCAGATCTAGGAAGCATAGTGAAAAACGTTCACGGAATATTCTCATCTGTTAGTGGAAGTTTAAAGAATGCATACAATAATAGTCACAGAGTCTCACAGAAACCACagataaaaaatgttaaaactaTAGCCAATGGAAAGATCATGAGTGATATTTTCGAAGATGCATCTGATGAAAAATTAAATGATGTACATGATAAAACACCTGTTGATTCGAATACAAATAGTACATACAGTAACAGTATGGAATCGGTCTCAAAAGTTGGTAACGAAGAAGAAAATGATCCAAAGAATGAAATGTTGCGGTTGCAAATTGAATCGTTGGAACGGGTGTTGTTTGAGCAACGGAAGGAGAATGCATCGTTAAGGGAGAGGGTCAAACAGCAGATGGATGAACTGCAGGCTAAAGATCAGACGTTTAAGGAATTGGAAGCTAAAGTTGATTTG ATGTGCAAGCGTGCAGAGCAAGCCCAGAAAGAGAAAGATGCGGCAGTGATGCGGTATGCCAGTGTGGAGTGTGCAGCTATTGAGGCTAAGAAGGCTGCAGAAACTGCTGCCAAGGCTGAACGTGCTGCCATCACAGAGAAAGAACTGCTCAATGCCAAGCTGAAGACTGCCAGGGATGAGAAACAGAGGATCTGTCAGCTCTATGATGATAAG TGCCATGAACTGCAGAATACGGAGCGCGAGGTGGCGAAGGTGCGCGAAGATTTGCGGGAGCTGGAGGGAAGGCTTAAATGGACACAGAGCAAGCTGCGCATGGAGATGGATGCTTCCAAG GAAAGCACAGAACGCGCGGAGAAGTTAGCACAGCAGTTAACTGAATTGGAAGCTGCGAAAGAGGCGGCCATTACCAACTCCACTGAAACTGTTCGCGCGAAGCAGTTAG AAACTGAACTGAAAGAAAGCCAGGCTGCCCTTATAATGTGTAGACATGAGAGAGAGGAGTTGGAGCGAAGACTGAGCACCACTATACAACAGTTAGATATATGTAGGAAGGAACGAGACGACTCCACTGCAGCGCTTGCTGAGGCCAACCAACAG GTGGAATGCTTAAAGGAAAGCAACGTTCGTCTGGAAGAGGAGGCTGCCGAACTGGCGGCTTTGAGAGCTCAAGCGGCCCTCGCTGACACTCTGAGTGCGCAGTTACAGAG GGAGACAGAGCGCGCATGCCTCGCGGAACAGGCTTTAAGTGCGGAGCGTGCTCGCGCAGAGACGTGCTCCAGAAGAGAAGCGGGTGCTCTGGAGCACGCGGCACGTCTGACCGCGCAGCACGTGGCGTCCAGAGCTTGCGCTAGTGAGCACGAGGCTAAG GCTCAAGCACTCGCAGCGGACAACGCTTCTCTTCGTGAGAAAATAGAAGCGTTGGAGAACGAAGCGGAGAGATTGAAGGCAGCGTTAGCAGAGGAAACGGAGAAACGGTTTAAGGAGAACAGGGTGCTGGCAAGGAAG GTGGCAGAACTAACTGAAGACGCAGCTGAGGCTAACAAGAAGCTCGAGTGGGAGACGGGTGAAAACAGCGTGTTGAAGAAGAAACACGCCAGTGCCATTAAG GAACTAAATCGCGAACTCCAACGCGCTTTAAAACGCATCGAGCAATTGGAGTCCAAACTACTTCAGAACGACAGCACGTCCACTAGAACTG GTTCAGTGTCATCCCTCAGCAGTAGCGAAACGCCTCCCAACGACGAGAGGATGCAAAACGGACACGCTGAGGGGCTACCAGATGTACAG GGAAAAACTCAAAGTCCAATG ATAAAGCAATCGAATATTCTTGACAAATTGTTTCCGAAG ACGCGCGAACCTGACCGTCAAGCGTTAGTAGAACGTATAGTCTCCTTACAACGAGcggccgccgcgcgcgccgAGCGATGCGAGTTCTTACAAGAGCACTGCGCTCAGCTGACAAGGGAGCTGCGAGGCAAGAATCGTCTGCTGAGAGCCTTGTTGCCGTCACTGCCCCCCGCCGCGCTCGCGTCCGCTAACGCCGACGAGCACAAG
- the LOC123878593 gene encoding coiled-coil domain-containing protein 186 isoform X1, with the protein MSSESIECAIHIDNVDVVEGKENGSKSVLSCDSGVETLDSTSVADPIPSDSDISPEKVDKSMELNIAIGALESGSELSSPTSLSSDKGFLNFEDKGGAIENVTYFTNTDLINDINTESACNNSSPIEVVRKSLYMNNDKALATSTVSLNEHNAIENNFDTSISRSAENISIFPESVANDNDSTTSSTKDLDKDQILSDFSSQKSKVSATQKIVPENPQTLDVRYARLPKDLLAPDLGSIVKNVHGIFSSVSGSLKNAYNNSHRVSQKPQIKNVKTIANGKIMSDIFEDASDEKLNDVHDKTPVDSNTNSTYSNSMESVSKVGNEEENDPKNEMLRLQIESLERVLFEQRKENASLRERVKQQMDELQAKDQTFKELEAKVDLMCKRAEQAQKEKDAAVMRYASVECAAIEAKKAAETAAKAERAAITEKELLNAKLKTARDEKQRICQLYDDKCHELQNTEREVAKVREDLRELEGRLKWTQSKLRMEMDASKESTERAEKLAQQLTELEAAKEAAITNSTETVRAKQLETELKESQAALIMCRHEREELERRLSTTIQQLDICRKERDDSTAALAEANQQVECLKESNVRLEEEAAELAALRAQAALADTLSAQLQRETERACLAEQALSAERARAETCSRREAGALEHAARLTAQHVASRACASEHEAKAQALAADNASLREKIEALENEAERLKAALAEETEKRFKENRVLARKVAELTEDAAEANKKLEWETGENSVLKKKHASAIKELNRELQRALKRIEQLESKLLQNDSTSTRTGSVSSLSSSETPPNDERMQNGHAEGLPDVQGKTQSPMIKQSNILDKLFPKTREPDRQALVERIVSLQRAAAARAERCEFLQEHCAQLTRELRGKNRLLRALLPSLPPAALASANADEHKPRRKFTKKEIARLGGGAMAAVWGGDPAGMTLELSLEMNKRLQAVLEDTLLKNITLKENMDTLGEEISRLREQMKTDDKK; encoded by the exons ATGTCCTCAGAATCGATTGAATGCGCCATCCATATTGATAACGTGGACGTAGTCGAAGGAAAAGAGAATGGATCGAAATCAGTTTTATCGTGCGATTCCGGTGTCGAGACCCTCGACTCGACTTCCGTTGCAGATCCTATTCCGTCTGACTCCGATATTTCGCCCGAAAAGGTAGACAAATCCATGGAATTAAACATAGCAATTGGTGCTCTAGAAAGTGGCTCTGAATTATCTTCTCCAACTTCACTATCTTCAGATAAAGGTTTTTTGAATTTCGAAGACAAAGGCGGTGCAATAGAAAATGTAACATACTTTACTAATACAGATTTAATAAATGATATAAATACAGAATCAGCTTGCAACAATTCAAGTCCTATAGAAGTTGTAAGGAAATCTCTCTATATGAATAATGATAAAGCCTTAGCAACATCAACTGTTAGCCTTAACGAGCATAATGCTATCGAAAATAACTTTGATACCTCAATCAGTCGGAGTGCAGAGAATATATCTATTTTCCCAGAATCAGTAGCAAATGATAATGATTCCACAACCTCTAGTACCAAAGACCTTGATAAAGATCAAATATTATCAGACTTTTCGTCCCAGAAAAGTAAAGTTAGTGCCACACAAAAAATTGTACCTGAAAATCCCCAAACACTAGATGTCCGATATGCAAGGTTACCTAAAGACCTCCTCGCACCAGATCTAGGAAGCATAGTGAAAAACGTTCACGGAATATTCTCATCTGTTAGTGGAAGTTTAAAGAATGCATACAATAATAGTCACAGAGTCTCACAGAAACCACagataaaaaatgttaaaactaTAGCCAATGGAAAGATCATGAGTGATATTTTCGAAGATGCATCTGATGAAAAATTAAATGATGTACATGATAAAACACCTGTTGATTCGAATACAAATAGTACATACAGTAACAGTATGGAATCGGTCTCAAAAGTTGGTAACGAAGAAGAAAATGATCCAAAGAATGAAATGTTGCGGTTGCAAATTGAATCGTTGGAACGGGTGTTGTTTGAGCAACGGAAGGAGAATGCATCGTTAAGGGAGAGGGTCAAACAGCAGATGGATGAACTGCAGGCTAAAGATCAGACGTTTAAGGAATTGGAAGCTAAAGTTGATTTG ATGTGCAAGCGTGCAGAGCAAGCCCAGAAAGAGAAAGATGCGGCAGTGATGCGGTATGCCAGTGTGGAGTGTGCAGCTATTGAGGCTAAGAAGGCTGCAGAAACTGCTGCCAAGGCTGAACGTGCTGCCATCACAGAGAAAGAACTGCTCAATGCCAAGCTGAAGACTGCCAGGGATGAGAAACAGAGGATCTGTCAGCTCTATGATGATAAG TGCCATGAACTGCAGAATACGGAGCGCGAGGTGGCGAAGGTGCGCGAAGATTTGCGGGAGCTGGAGGGAAGGCTTAAATGGACACAGAGCAAGCTGCGCATGGAGATGGATGCTTCCAAG GAAAGCACAGAACGCGCGGAGAAGTTAGCACAGCAGTTAACTGAATTGGAAGCTGCGAAAGAGGCGGCCATTACCAACTCCACTGAAACTGTTCGCGCGAAGCAGTTAG AAACTGAACTGAAAGAAAGCCAGGCTGCCCTTATAATGTGTAGACATGAGAGAGAGGAGTTGGAGCGAAGACTGAGCACCACTATACAACAGTTAGATATATGTAGGAAGGAACGAGACGACTCCACTGCAGCGCTTGCTGAGGCCAACCAACAG GTGGAATGCTTAAAGGAAAGCAACGTTCGTCTGGAAGAGGAGGCTGCCGAACTGGCGGCTTTGAGAGCTCAAGCGGCCCTCGCTGACACTCTGAGTGCGCAGTTACAGAG GGAGACAGAGCGCGCATGCCTCGCGGAACAGGCTTTAAGTGCGGAGCGTGCTCGCGCAGAGACGTGCTCCAGAAGAGAAGCGGGTGCTCTGGAGCACGCGGCACGTCTGACCGCGCAGCACGTGGCGTCCAGAGCTTGCGCTAGTGAGCACGAGGCTAAG GCTCAAGCACTCGCAGCGGACAACGCTTCTCTTCGTGAGAAAATAGAAGCGTTGGAGAACGAAGCGGAGAGATTGAAGGCAGCGTTAGCAGAGGAAACGGAGAAACGGTTTAAGGAGAACAGGGTGCTGGCAAGGAAG GTGGCAGAACTAACTGAAGACGCAGCTGAGGCTAACAAGAAGCTCGAGTGGGAGACGGGTGAAAACAGCGTGTTGAAGAAGAAACACGCCAGTGCCATTAAG GAACTAAATCGCGAACTCCAACGCGCTTTAAAACGCATCGAGCAATTGGAGTCCAAACTACTTCAGAACGACAGCACGTCCACTAGAACTG GTTCAGTGTCATCCCTCAGCAGTAGCGAAACGCCTCCCAACGACGAGAGGATGCAAAACGGACACGCTGAGGGGCTACCAGATGTACAG GGAAAAACTCAAAGTCCAATG ATAAAGCAATCGAATATTCTTGACAAATTGTTTCCGAAG ACGCGCGAACCTGACCGTCAAGCGTTAGTAGAACGTATAGTCTCCTTACAACGAGcggccgccgcgcgcgccgAGCGATGCGAGTTCTTACAAGAGCACTGCGCTCAGCTGACAAGGGAGCTGCGAGGCAAGAATCGTCTGCTGAGAGCCTTGTTGCCGTCACTGCCCCCCGCCGCGCTCGCGTCCGCTAACGCCGACGAGCACAAG